In a genomic window of Sutcliffiella sp. FSL R7-0096:
- a CDS encoding spore germination protein: MDHFKELSGRSYDFKTTTISLSNQDISISYFNTLIDEKILQQQVIHAIQNRALDSELKKLEDLLTWISVDDIEITDKFQDIQSKVLKGYAAIHFNNNHIDKYVLVNMSTKKGMRETNDTENEFSVVGPKVGFVEDISTNIRLLRAQINIPNLIVKDFTIGTVSKTKVAIIYIEGVTNKQYIETVEQRLCDMDFDVVFDSSQLEQIISDNSKSPFPIFLSTERRDRVVYSLISGQVAITCEGSPYFVTGPSSIFDSFISPEDYYLPWVLGSFFRIIRILGVLFSLFASSMYLVLTTYHYEVIPMDLLGPLIFSRQDVPFPPVIEVLFLEVTIEFLREAGARLPTKISQTLGIVGGVILGQAAVEAGLTSNILIIITALSALASFTTPLFKMSNTIRFLRFPIIILSSLWGGIGMFIGITFILVHLTQLKSLGAPYTVPLFPLRMNDWGDSFIRSSYKNLNKRPGYLRSSSILRYVINTDKLKKDFTNE; this comes from the coding sequence ATGGATCATTTTAAAGAATTATCAGGAAGATCTTATGATTTTAAAACGACAACTATTTCTCTCTCCAATCAAGACATTAGTATATCCTATTTCAATACTCTAATTGATGAAAAAATTCTTCAGCAACAAGTAATTCATGCAATACAAAACCGCGCTTTGGATTCTGAACTAAAAAAATTGGAGGACTTGTTAACCTGGATTTCGGTTGACGATATAGAGATTACTGATAAGTTCCAGGATATACAATCAAAAGTACTTAAAGGATATGCAGCCATCCATTTCAATAATAACCATATAGACAAGTATGTTTTAGTTAACATGTCTACCAAAAAAGGGATGCGCGAAACTAATGATACTGAAAATGAATTTAGTGTTGTTGGTCCAAAAGTAGGGTTCGTAGAAGATATTAGTACTAACATACGTTTGCTGAGAGCTCAAATAAACATTCCAAATTTGATTGTAAAGGACTTTACTATTGGTACAGTGTCCAAAACCAAAGTCGCAATTATTTATATAGAAGGAGTAACAAATAAGCAATATATTGAGACTGTTGAACAACGGCTATGCGATATGGATTTTGATGTTGTGTTTGATTCATCTCAGCTGGAGCAAATTATTTCAGACAATTCTAAGTCTCCTTTCCCAATATTCCTCTCAACAGAACGGAGAGATCGTGTAGTATATTCACTGATCAGTGGACAGGTAGCCATAACATGTGAGGGTTCCCCCTATTTTGTTACTGGGCCTTCAAGCATATTTGATTCTTTCATCTCCCCGGAGGACTATTATTTACCCTGGGTTTTAGGATCATTTTTTCGAATAATCCGTATTCTCGGAGTGCTTTTCTCTTTATTTGCCTCATCAATGTATTTAGTTTTAACTACTTATCATTACGAAGTCATTCCAATGGATTTGCTTGGTCCACTTATCTTTTCTAGGCAGGACGTTCCTTTTCCGCCTGTAATTGAAGTTTTATTTTTAGAGGTAACAATCGAGTTCCTTCGAGAAGCAGGTGCAAGATTACCTACTAAAATCAGCCAAACATTGGGTATTGTAGGTGGCGTTATACTTGGTCAAGCAGCGGTTGAAGCAGGATTAACAAGTAATATCCTCATTATTATTACTGCTCTATCTGCGTTAGCTTCGTTTACGACTCCCTTATTTAAGATGTCTAACACCATTCGTTTTCTACGCTTTCCAATTATTATCCTTTCGTCACTATGGGGAGGAATTGGAATGTTTATTGGCATAACCTTCATTCTCGTCCATCTAACTCAATTAAAATCATTGGGTGCTCCCTACACCGTTCCTTTATTTCCACTAAGAATGAATGATTGGGGGGATAGTTTTATACGTTCTTCTTATAAAAATCTGAATAAAAGACCAGGGTATTTAAGATCTAGCTCTATTTTAAGATACGTTATTAATACAGATAAATTAAAAAAGGACTTTACTAATGAATAG
- a CDS encoding carboxymuconolactone decarboxylase family protein gives MTQRVAYYEVAADAMKIMMDMEKYTKNTKIERKLRELIKIRASQINGCAFCINMHTSDARKMGETEQRIYCLNAWEECEFYSPKEKVALELTEHITLIPTKKVPNNLYSRVREHFDEKQYVDLVLIINQINSWNRISIAMGNTAGKDN, from the coding sequence ATGACTCAAAGAGTTGCCTATTATGAAGTTGCTGCTGATGCTATGAAAATTATGATGGATATGGAGAAATATACAAAAAATACAAAGATTGAACGCAAACTTCGGGAGCTTATAAAGATCCGTGCTTCTCAAATTAATGGGTGTGCATTCTGCATTAACATGCATACATCCGATGCTAGGAAAATGGGAGAAACTGAACAGCGAATTTATTGCCTGAACGCTTGGGAAGAATGCGAATTTTATTCGCCGAAAGAAAAAGTAGCCCTAGAACTTACCGAACACATCACTCTAATTCCAACCAAAAAAGTACCGAATAACCTATACAGTCGTGTCCGGGAACATTTTGATGAGAAACAATATGTTGATCTAGTATTGATTATAAATCAGATCAATAGTTGGAACAGAATATCAATTGCAATGGGAAATACAGCCGGTAAAGATAATTAA
- a CDS encoding CBO0543 family protein, which produces MFMIIRIILWIFAAWRWGDWRNWKKYQSTILFFILLDLLYNFLTYNYTLWQYEPTSLIPNHTLNNMIVMFIFYPCIVLIYLGRYPSGKVKQGAWIIFWAAFLSLIEFINNKAGLITFHNGWNIKWSIFFYLYSLPILRLHHKRPLLTYVLAVLITIGLLWIFKVPISKMK; this is translated from the coding sequence ATGTTCATGATTATACGAATAATCCTGTGGATATTTGCTGCATGGCGATGGGGGGATTGGCGGAATTGGAAGAAGTACCAATCTACCATCTTGTTTTTCATCTTACTTGATTTATTATATAATTTTCTAACATATAATTACACGTTGTGGCAATACGAGCCTACCTCTCTTATACCTAATCATACTTTGAACAATATGATCGTGATGTTTATATTTTATCCTTGCATTGTACTTATCTATCTAGGTCGATATCCATCTGGTAAGGTCAAGCAAGGTGCCTGGATTATTTTTTGGGCAGCATTTTTATCTCTCATTGAATTTATCAACAACAAAGCGGGCCTCATAACCTTTCATAATGGTTGGAATATAAAGTGGTCTATATTTTTTTATCTGTATTCATTGCCCATATTAAGACTTCATCATAAAAGACCATTACTGACCTATGTATTGGCAGTATTGATAACTATAGGGTTGTTATGGATATTCAAAGTTCCCATAAGTAAAATGAAATAA
- a CDS encoding TetR/AcrR family transcriptional regulator — translation MNKGKKTRTHIIEKSSVLFNITGYKMTSISDIMNATGLKKGGIYNHFENKDTLAKESFSHSKNLLKEKYYEAVASKDTAYEQLDAFISIFCSLYENNIVVGGCPLMNAAIEADDSKVDFEDSIKDGFSGILNLIQRIIEYGQKQKDIDNDLDDQQLAIYILCSLEGSLALSRLFQDKSYLESVIKQIKSTLFR, via the coding sequence TTGAATAAAGGAAAAAAAACTAGAACACACATCATAGAAAAGTCATCTGTATTGTTTAACATAACTGGTTATAAAATGACCTCAATTTCAGATATTATGAATGCGACTGGCCTTAAAAAAGGTGGGATATATAATCATTTTGAAAACAAAGATACATTGGCAAAAGAATCTTTTTCGCATTCAAAAAACTTATTAAAAGAAAAATACTATGAAGCAGTTGCATCAAAAGACACAGCCTATGAACAGCTTGACGCTTTTATATCCATCTTTTGTTCATTGTACGAAAATAATATAGTAGTAGGAGGGTGTCCACTAATGAATGCTGCCATAGAAGCAGATGATTCGAAAGTGGATTTTGAGGATTCCATAAAAGATGGCTTCTCCGGAATATTAAATCTAATTCAGAGAATTATTGAATATGGACAAAAACAGAAAGACATAGACAATGACTTAGATGATCAACAATTAGCTATCTATATTCTCTGTTCTTTGGAAGGATCCTTAGCATTAAGTCGATTGTTTCAAGATAAGTCTTATTTAGAATCTGTTATTAAACAGATTAAGTCCACACTATTCCGATAG
- a CDS encoding GerAB/ArcD/ProY family transporter — MKNPIDEKYKISPFFIVFLIYVSMVGVGILNFQHNLVKRMGNESWMTVLLLGISIHLIIWMIYKILLLKQEGIDITHINTLCFGKILGSTINVAIILYFYIGVFIEFRAYNEVVQVWVFPEMNTLLMGIVLLLLIYYTVSGGFRSVTGLSFWGMVISYLIVIPFILLLLPHLHPRNLMSFNDHSMPEFLSSFKSTLYLFMGFEAILVYYPFIKTPERSQKWAHLTVLFITSFYLLTTLITLMFFGVDYNLHLLWPTLTMLKIIQVPILQRLEYLAISVWLIKILANISLGLWVASRGMMNAFNTKRRTSLLIFLIGMLIAGLFVKDYKSIRLLTDYHSTMGMYFLYIYIPIMFFITRLKKF, encoded by the coding sequence ATGAAGAATCCGATTGATGAAAAATATAAAATATCACCATTCTTCATTGTATTTTTAATATATGTCAGCATGGTCGGTGTAGGTATATTGAACTTCCAACACAACCTTGTCAAAAGAATGGGAAATGAATCTTGGATGACTGTCCTTCTGTTGGGAATAAGTATTCACTTGATTATCTGGATGATCTACAAGATTCTACTCCTAAAACAAGAAGGGATTGATATTACCCATATTAATACTTTATGTTTTGGAAAAATACTTGGGAGTACAATAAATGTAGCAATTATTCTTTATTTTTACATAGGGGTTTTTATTGAATTTCGTGCCTATAATGAGGTTGTTCAAGTTTGGGTCTTTCCAGAAATGAATACGTTACTTATGGGGATCGTATTATTATTACTTATATATTATACGGTATCTGGAGGGTTTCGAAGCGTTACCGGACTTAGTTTCTGGGGAATGGTGATTTCATATTTAATAGTCATTCCGTTCATACTTTTGCTACTCCCCCATCTCCATCCACGGAACCTCATGTCATTCAATGACCATTCAATGCCCGAATTCCTCTCCTCGTTCAAGAGCACACTTTATTTATTCATGGGGTTTGAAGCGATCCTTGTCTATTACCCTTTTATAAAAACTCCAGAAAGATCGCAAAAATGGGCACATCTCACTGTGCTATTTATAACCTCTTTCTATTTGTTAACAACGCTCATAACGTTGATGTTTTTCGGTGTAGACTATAATCTTCATCTTCTATGGCCGACGCTCACTATGCTTAAAATCATACAAGTACCTATTCTGCAAAGATTAGAATATTTAGCGATATCGGTTTGGTTGATCAAAATTTTGGCAAACATTTCTCTCGGGCTTTGGGTAGCGAGCCGAGGAATGATGAACGCCTTCAATACTAAGCGGCGTACAAGCCTCTTGATTTTTCTCATTGGAATGCTGATTGCAGGTCTATTCGTAAAGGATTACAAGAGTATTCGCCTGTTAACAGATTATCATTCAACTATGGGAATGTATTTTCTTTATATCTATATTCCTATCATGTTTTTCATTACACGATTAAAGAAATTTTAG
- a CDS encoding Ger(x)C family spore germination protein — MAKTTFITLMIVLSTCLPGCIPKQKVVDDIELPQILSIDIDGKSYKGAVLIPRYKAMGDTEFKLIDTVSSSNYDLIPRISRRTKHQVEKGQLGMVLLGNDYSEKGIGDQLQSLTRDPKIPSMLQLGVAEGNAAELLDIIQNSGEPFFLSYMVEQNIKNGNLPKMNLHEALINYYGEGRDMFLPFFKEEQGEVKIDGLALFKKDKKIININNEEAFLLNLLLKNSKIGSYMVPGTEESLNEGHEKQILIHINKSKVSKNVKMEEFPPSISIRLEMNVRVEEIPDLAELKSKDKVAKLEKKMELHFEKEIQKLLSSLQENNVDPVGFGDLIKHKSKDLNSKELNEMYPEINTHLRVNVTINQSGTTE, encoded by the coding sequence ATGGCTAAGACTACATTTATTACTTTGATGATCGTTTTGAGCACATGTTTACCTGGTTGTATTCCCAAGCAGAAAGTGGTTGATGATATTGAACTCCCCCAAATCCTTAGTATTGATATTGATGGAAAAAGCTATAAGGGGGCGGTTCTCATTCCTCGCTATAAGGCAATGGGGGATACAGAATTCAAACTGATAGATACTGTTTCCAGTTCTAATTATGATCTCATTCCAAGAATAAGCCGTAGGACAAAACATCAAGTTGAAAAAGGTCAATTGGGAATGGTGTTATTAGGAAATGACTATTCAGAAAAGGGAATTGGAGATCAATTACAAAGTTTGACTCGAGATCCAAAAATCCCTTCAATGCTTCAACTCGGAGTAGCAGAGGGTAACGCAGCAGAATTATTGGATATAATACAAAATTCAGGAGAGCCCTTTTTTTTATCCTATATGGTCGAACAAAATATTAAAAACGGTAATCTACCGAAGATGAATCTACATGAAGCATTAATCAATTATTATGGAGAAGGACGCGATATGTTCCTTCCATTTTTTAAGGAGGAACAAGGAGAAGTAAAGATTGATGGGTTAGCTTTATTTAAAAAGGATAAGAAGATAATTAATATTAACAATGAAGAAGCATTTTTACTAAATTTGCTTCTTAAAAACTCTAAAATTGGGAGTTATATGGTTCCAGGTACAGAAGAATCATTAAATGAAGGTCATGAGAAGCAAATTTTAATTCATATTAACAAATCAAAAGTGTCTAAGAATGTAAAAATGGAAGAATTCCCTCCCTCCATTTCCATCCGATTAGAAATGAATGTCAGAGTGGAGGAAATCCCAGATTTAGCCGAATTAAAGTCAAAGGATAAGGTAGCTAAACTCGAAAAAAAAATGGAACTCCATTTTGAAAAAGAAATTCAAAAATTACTATCTTCTTTACAGGAAAATAATGTGGATCCTGTCGGTTTCGGGGACTTAATTAAACATAAATCTAAGGATTTGAATTCTAAAGAACTAAATGAAATGTATCCAGAAATCAATACACATTTACGTGTTAACGTCACAATAAATCAATCAGGAACTACAGAATAA
- a CDS encoding DUF4363 family protein — MVVLSRSFGIIIILILMTTGCSNVTITEKDELLFYKIDELHDYIDDEQWEKALKNLSEFQKSYKSRKWKLQLLGVLEDYKEIELEMEQLKENIKEKEELECKIGLLHIKHRMYIIYNL; from the coding sequence GTGGTAGTACTAAGTAGATCTTTCGGAATCATTATTATTCTAATTTTAATGACAACAGGATGTAGTAATGTAACGATAACTGAAAAAGATGAATTGCTTTTCTACAAAATTGATGAGTTACATGACTACATTGATGACGAACAATGGGAGAAAGCATTAAAAAACTTAAGTGAATTTCAGAAAAGTTATAAAAGTCGAAAGTGGAAGTTGCAACTTTTAGGTGTGTTAGAAGATTATAAAGAAATTGAATTGGAAATGGAACAATTGAAAGAAAATATAAAAGAAAAAGAAGAATTAGAGTGTAAAATCGGGTTACTCCACATTAAGCACCGGATGTATATCATATATAATCTGTGA